A DNA window from Salvelinus fontinalis isolate EN_2023a chromosome 28, ASM2944872v1, whole genome shotgun sequence contains the following coding sequences:
- the LOC129825771 gene encoding C-X-C motif chemokine 11-1-like, with the protein MTSTVLISFLACLLLVNLKVEGQVGYSKARCLCLNGMVNHVKPLLIEKLEVYPSSHSCQNIEIIVTLKNGKGKKCLNPEAPFAKKTIQKIMKNQRSVQ; encoded by the exons ATGACATCAACGGTCCTCATCAGCTTCCTGGCCTGTCTGCTCCTGGTCAATTTGAAAGTTGAAG GCCAGGTGGGTTATTCTAAAGCTCGGTGCCTGTGTCTGAATGGAATGGTGAACCACGTTAAGCCTCTTCTCATTGAGAAGCTTGAGGTGTACCCCTCCAGCCACTCCTGTCAGAACATAGAGATCAT TGTCACTCTGAAGAACGGAAAAGGGAAGAAGTGTCTGAATCCAGAGGCTCCATTTGCCAAGAAAACCATTcagaaaataatgaaaaaccaaaG GAGTGTGCAGTAA